In the Larimichthys crocea isolate SSNF chromosome XXI, L_crocea_2.0, whole genome shotgun sequence genome, one interval contains:
- the si:ch1073-390k14.1 gene encoding uncharacterized protein si:ch1073-390k14.1, giving the protein MSPSAAAGAGDSKALVRRMLREVLVGREDPEGFFVMCLSALGHQETRSQFVSLIQPLSTANSSLHCTLTSIYREYFSKTEDDELELAMALSLLEMKDHLLSTPSQESRCRQTGDRADRRKNINLPQGEPWVKVSPPQTARETDLEKSTHVYKYNTETLGTSQTVCVSTLSGSISKQDKFEQGYQKMNEGDSNQSEKPKRSKNRRQRRKGPCQQIVGLPCSPSAPPPVLLWFRRDLRLRDNPALICSLEFGAPVIPVFIWSPEEEEGPGNTVAMGGACKYWLHQALSCFCSSLERIGSHLVFLKANHEGNKVGSSLSTLKELIKETGARTVLANALYEPWLKERDDAVVSSLQKDGVEFRMFHSYCLRDPYSISTEGVGLRGIGSVSHFMSCCRQNPGSALGVPLDPPVSLPTPVPWPQGVPLDTLGLARMPCRKDGTTIDWAANIRESWDFSEEGAHARLEAFLHDGVHRYDKESGRADAPNTSSLSPYLHFGQLSPRWLLWDSKGARCRCPKFQRKLAWRDLAYWQLTLFPGLPWDSIRPPYKALRWSTDRSHLKAWQQGQTGYPLVDAAMRQLWLTGWMNNYMRHVVASFLIAYLYLPWQEGYRWFQDTLVDADVAIDAMMWQNGGMCGLDHWNFVMHPVDAAMTCDPYGSYVRKWCPELASLPDELIHKPWKCPASMLRRAGVVFGQTYPERIVTDLEERRSQSLQDVALVRKEFRHYVDKRSGCDLVPLPPRLVSEALGLSHRDGDVVTAGTQFLLPVITRMEFKHQLEDPEADAASNPYNAVLKGYVSRKRDETIAFFNERDFTASVMYEGTQRKERLENDYRRMEGLSQLPAPRGRARRTPTANDRFSIVPGGAVTSLR; this is encoded by the exons ATgtctccttcagcagcagctggtgcaGGAGACAGTAAAGCCTTGGTGAGAAGGATGTTAAGAGAAGTGCTGGTGGGTAGAGAGGATCCAGAAGGGTTTTTTGTGATGTGCTTGTCCGCCCTGGGACATCAGGAGACTCGGTCACAGTTCGTGTCCCTCATTCAGCCTCTGTCCACGGCCAACAGCTCCCTGCACTGCACCCTCACCTCCATCTACAGGGAATATTTTTCTAAG ACTGAAGATGATGAACTGGAACTGGCAATGGCTCTCTCCTTACTGGAAATGAAAGATCACCTGCTGTCAACCCCAAGCCAAGAGTCCCGATGTCGGCAAACCGGAGACAGAGCTGACAGgagaaaaaacatcaacttgCCACAAGGTGAACCCTGGGTCAAGGTGAGCCCACCACAGACAGCAAGAGAGACTGATCTTGAGAAGAGCACACATGTTTACAAGTACAATACGGAAACACTGGGGACaagtcagactgtgtgtgtctccacacTGTCTGGCTCAATTTCCAAGCAAGACAAATTTGAACAAGGCTACCAAAAGATGAATGAGGGAGATTCGAACCAATCAGAGAAACCAAAACGCTCTAAAAACAGGCGTCAGCGGCGTAAAGGCCCCTGTCAGCAGATTGTAGGTTTGCCTTGTTCTCCATCAGCACCACCACCAGTACTGCTGTGGTTCAGGAGAGACTTACGACTCCGTGACAACCCTGCTCTCATCTGTTCATTGGAGTTTGGTGCGCCTGTCATCCCTGTCTTCATCTGGAGccctgaagaggaagagggaccTGGGAATACGGTGGCTATGGGGGGAGCTT GTAAATACTGGCTTCATCAAgctttgtcttgtttctgttcATCTCTGGAGCGCATTGGCAGCCATCTTGTCTTTCTCAAGGCAAACCATGAAGGGAATAAGGTTGGATCTTCTCTTTCTACTCTTAAGGAGCTCATAAAGGAGACAGGAGCAAGAACAGTGTTGGCAAATGCCCTCTATGAGCCCTGGCTAAAGGAGAGGGATGATGCGGTGGTGTCATCTCTTCAGAAAGATGGTGTTGAATTCAGGATGTTCCACTCGTACTGTCTCAGGGACCCCTACTCTATCAGCACAGAGGGTGTGGGACTCAGAG GAATAGGTTCAGTGTCTCACTTCATGAGCTGCTGTAGACAGAACCCTGGCTCTGCATTAGGAGTCCCCCTGGACCCCCCTGTTTCTCTGCCCACACCTGTTCCCTGGCCTCAAGGTGTCCCATTAGACACGCTAGGCCTGGCACGGATGCCCTGCAGGAAAGACGGCACAACG ATTGACTGGGCAGCTAACATTCGTGAATCCTGGGATTTCAGTGAAGAAGGAGCACATGCACGCTTAGAGGCGTTTCTGCATGATG GTGTGCATAGATATGATAAAGAGTCAGGCAGGGCAGATGCCCCAAATAccagctctctgtctccatACCTTCACTTTGGTCAGCTCAGCCCACGGTGGCTATTGTGGGATTCCAAAGGGGCACGATGCCGTTGTCCAAAGTTCCAACGCAAACTGGCATGGAGGGATTTGGCTTACTGGCAGCTAACGTTGTTTCCTGGCCTCCCCTGGGATTCCATCAGACCGCCATACAAG GCTCTGCGGTGGAGCACTGATCGTAGCCACCTGAAGGCCTGGCAGCAAGGACAAACAGGCTACCCACTAGTGGATGCAGCCATGAGGCAGCTGTGGCTGACAGGCTGGATGAACAACTACATGAGACATGTGGTGGCATCTTTTCTCATAGCATATCTTTACCTGCCATGGCAAGAAGGCTATCGCTGGTTCCAG GACACCCTAGTGGATGCAGATGTTGCCATAGATGCCATGATGTGGCAGAATGGGGGCATGTGTGGTCTGGATCACTGGAACTTTGTCATGCACCCGGTTGATGCAGCAATGACCTGTGACCCATACGGCAGCTATGTTAGGAAATGGTGTCCTGAACTTGCAAGTTTGCCTGATGAACTTATTCACAAACCCTGGAAATGTCCCGCATCTATGCTTCGACGTGCTG GTGTGGTGTTTGGCCAGACGTATCCTGAGCGAATAGTTACAGACCTAGAGGAGCGGAGGAGTCAGTCTCTGCAAGATGTAGCCCTGGTTCGGAAAGAGTTTCGACACTATGTAGATAAGCGCTCAGGCTGTGACTTGGTGCCTCTGCCCCCACGCCTGGTCTCCGAGGCTCTGGGCTTATCACATCGGGATGGGGATGTTGTGACAGCAGGGACGCAGTTCCTGTTGCCTGTTATCACGCGCATGGAATTCAAACACCAGCTAGAAGATCCAGAGGCAGATGCTGCCTCAAATCCTTATAATGCTGTTCTGAAAGGTTACGTGAGCCGCAAGAGGGATGAGACCATTGCCTTCTTTAATGAGAGAGACTTTACTGCGAGTGTGATGTATGAGGGAACCCAGAGAAAGGAGAGGCTGGAGAACGATTATCGCAGAATGGAGGGACTCTCGCAGCTTCCTGCACCTCGGGGTAGAGCCAGGCGAACTCCAACAGCCAATGACAGGTTTTCTATAGTACCTGGTGGGGCAGTTACCTCCCTCAGGTGA